In Candidatus Nitronauta litoralis, one DNA window encodes the following:
- a CDS encoding MarR family transcriptional regulator — protein sequence MPKRTPKAEALRHLILNLLELTSAMESKGQEIVKPHKQTLSNWKVLTAAGCDNFTVSQIARRMGLSRQAVQKIANSLVEQGLARYVENPDHKTSPIVALTKQGHALDEAIVQDHIVWSNAFSKNFTLENLTTTAATLKELSEHLEAESKGKSRSKGRPKHG from the coding sequence ATGCCCAAACGTACACCAAAGGCTGAAGCACTCCGCCACCTGATCCTGAACCTGCTCGAGTTGACGAGTGCCATGGAATCCAAAGGACAGGAAATTGTCAAACCGCACAAACAAACCCTTTCAAACTGGAAGGTCCTTACAGCCGCCGGATGCGACAACTTTACTGTTTCCCAGATAGCAAGGCGTATGGGCCTCTCCCGCCAGGCGGTACAGAAAATTGCCAACTCCCTTGTAGAACAGGGCCTGGCCCGCTATGTAGAAAACCCCGACCACAAGACATCTCCAATAGTTGCATTGACCAAACAAGGCCATGCCCTGGATGAAGCCATCGTTCAGGACCACATCGTATGGTCCAATGCTTTCTCCAAAAATTTCACCCTGGAAAACTTAACCACCACAGCGGCCACCTTGAAGGAATTATCGGAGCACCTCGAAGCGGAATCGAAAGGAAAAAGTCGCTCTAAAGGGAGACCAAAACATGGCTGA
- a CDS encoding electron transfer flavoprotein subunit alpha/FixB family protein has protein sequence MSEKKDVWVIIERTGADIKGVSLEALNAARNLAEQTGGQVVGVVLCAEPDAINKSLENSGVDQVRILTNAGLEDYSPLAYREVLTPLISQAPPFCVLMGATNHGKELMPALATSLNSGCITDCNQISYDSGRIAVRRSTYSGKAISTLTFDSPPPYFITIRPNQFRGEVQVASSPEVKQESVELSESTARLKLTERKVEGGRRDITEAQVVVSGGMGMQGPENFKMLEDLADLVQGAVGASRPVVDEGWRPYSNQVGQTGRTVSPNLYIACGISGAVQHLAGMSSSQCIVAINKDGDAPIYDVADYGIVGDALEIVPVLTEEIRKITQN, from the coding sequence ATGAGTGAAAAAAAAGATGTCTGGGTGATCATTGAGCGTACTGGGGCGGATATAAAAGGCGTTTCATTGGAAGCGTTGAATGCTGCACGCAATCTGGCAGAGCAGACAGGTGGCCAGGTGGTGGGAGTGGTTCTGTGTGCTGAACCTGATGCCATTAACAAATCTCTGGAAAATTCCGGAGTGGATCAAGTTCGAATATTGACCAACGCAGGCCTGGAGGACTACAGTCCACTCGCATATAGGGAAGTCTTGACACCTTTAATTTCTCAAGCTCCGCCATTTTGTGTTTTGATGGGGGCCACCAACCACGGCAAAGAGCTCATGCCGGCACTAGCCACCTCTTTGAATTCTGGATGCATAACTGATTGTAATCAAATTAGTTATGATTCCGGAAGGATTGCTGTCAGGCGATCAACCTACTCCGGGAAGGCAATTTCCACGCTTACTTTTGATTCCCCTCCACCCTATTTTATTACTATCCGACCCAACCAATTTCGTGGAGAGGTACAGGTAGCCAGTTCTCCGGAGGTAAAGCAGGAGTCAGTTGAGTTGTCGGAATCTACAGCTAGATTGAAACTTACCGAAAGGAAAGTAGAGGGAGGTCGCCGGGATATAACCGAGGCCCAGGTTGTGGTTTCCGGCGGAATGGGTATGCAGGGACCGGAGAATTTCAAGATGCTCGAGGATCTTGCCGACCTTGTTCAAGGAGCAGTTGGGGCCAGTCGTCCGGTAGTGGATGAAGGCTGGCGGCCTTATTCCAACCAGGTGGGACAGACAGGCCGGACCGTTTCCCCAAATCTTTATATAGCCTGTGGAATTTCCGGAGCTGTTCAGCACCTGGCGGGAATGTCTTCCTCTCAATGTATTGTGGCAATCAATAAAGATGGAGATGCCCCCATTTATGATGTCGCAGACTACGGTATTGTGGGAGATGCTTTGGAAATAGTCCCCGTCCTGACCGAGGAAATCCGCAAAATAACCCAGAATTGA
- the rsmG gene encoding 16S rRNA (guanine(527)-N(7))-methyltransferase RsmG: protein MEQSSPEYFIESLLTDPRLQFLTKYDLQIVIPRLGTFARLWDKWNRKISLTAEKEMALYIRNHFFVSFQFLKALGNPQGIVDIGSGAGLPGVPLKIIWPAIPMLLVESRRKRANFLKQVVRELSLENTVVMDSKVEDVGETPFQIDTALFRAVADTKTCLEMASGILQSEGRVILIRTLEEASKDSPHPEYSRIDAIDVEDFNSNPLLLECYKKHSNK from the coding sequence GTGGAACAATCCTCTCCAGAATATTTTATTGAATCTCTCCTGACGGATCCCCGTCTGCAATTTCTAACAAAATATGATCTCCAAATTGTTATTCCCAGGCTAGGGACGTTTGCACGTCTCTGGGACAAATGGAATCGGAAGATAAGCCTGACCGCTGAAAAGGAAATGGCTCTATATATAAGGAACCATTTTTTTGTCAGTTTTCAATTTTTGAAGGCGCTTGGGAATCCCCAGGGAATTGTTGATATTGGAAGCGGCGCTGGGCTGCCGGGAGTACCTTTAAAAATCATTTGGCCAGCCATTCCCATGTTGCTGGTAGAATCCCGTCGGAAGAGAGCCAATTTCTTAAAGCAGGTGGTGCGTGAACTGAGCTTGGAGAATACCGTGGTAATGGATTCAAAAGTTGAGGATGTCGGCGAAACGCCTTTTCAAATTGACACTGCTCTGTTTCGGGCCGTAGCCGATACAAAGACCTGCCTGGAAATGGCATCGGGAATTTTGCAGTCAGAAGGTCGAGTCATTTTGATACGCACTTTAGAAGAAGCCAGTAAAGATTCGCCCCACCCGGAGTACAGCCGAATTGATGCTATTGACGTAGAAGATTTCAATTCCAATCCACTTCTCCTGGAATGTTATAAAAAGCATTCAAATAAGTAG